GattgtacatgttgacaatatGCTTATATCAAACCTTACTGAAGGGATaatattattgttttattaccAGAAAACCTGATCTTCTAAGAAAGGCAGTTGTTTATCTAAGCTAGTGCACCCACTTCACAAAGTGCAGCTTTCCAGAGATTATGTTTACATTGAAACATACAGAGATAATGATTACATCTGTATCCGTTTGCTGCAAGGCATAGTTAAAAAGCATCTACAGATGTTTCagaatagcatacatttgatTTGTATACAGATATATATGTACATGGCATTCAAAACTGATTCCTGTAAACCTCCAAGGTGAGTGGTGATATATAGAGTTAAGATAGTGGTACAGTCCCCTCTCTGCGCTCTCCAAATGTCTGAACAGCAGGAAGGGTAGAGCAGTGCTCAGGGCCCTGCGTCAGGAGTCTCACTGTGGTGGGGATCTGTccacacatgcccccccccaccagcTCCCCGGTCTCTCAGTCCACTCCAGATGCCCCCCCACCAGCTCCCCTGTTTCTCAGTCCACTCCAGAGGCCTTCACTTCCCCCCCAGTGTTGCTCCATACGCGCCACACAGACGTTTGCAATCTCCCAAACGGAGTCAGGCACAGAAGCAGGAGACTTAGTCCACGCCGTCAAAGCCCTGGGCGTTCTCAATCGCAATGAGCAGCTTCTCTCGCAGTTCCTCAAAAGACTCGTAGGGAGGCAGGTCCAACCGGTTGAAGCTtcagagagatagggagagatggagggagagcaagaaggagaggaggaacaatTTAAAGGGAGATGTATGATATTGCCTCAGGTTAAGATGAATGGTGACCCTTAGGAATAATAACATGCTATCATATTTACCATGTGTGAGCTCTGGGGAGTTTGTCTCGTGTGCCCCACTGTTCAATGGTGAACAACTGTGGGCCGTTGGAGCCTGTGGGTCCAGCAAAGGATACATATGACATTCATCAGGATACAATCACATAACATTCATCGACTctgccctacaaagccaaagtGCAGTATCTGCGAAATTCGAAACTaagaaaaactgcttttttgttttgtctttcacACTGACTGGTCAACAAACCAGTGTTTATTCTTTTATTCTCTCACGTCCACAAATATTGTAGCAAAAAATAACACCTgataaatggtttgtcttcataGGAACTCTCATTAAATAAGACATAGTGGCGAAGTGAACTCACCGTAGAGCTCGGCAAAGCCATTCATGGGCACTCTCGACGTGCCCGTCACAAACTGCAGCAGACGGATGCGCTTCTCTGCGTCCATCAGGAGCACCGCCTGTGCAAGAAGGGCAGGCGTTAAAGAGAAGCCCCGCTACATGCAGCAGGCCTGACCAGTACCACTCTGATCTCTGAGCCATTAGACACATTACACTCTTTCATACTAAGGAATCTAAAGCTGGCGTGCGATGAGACTACTGTTGAGAATGGAGCCTCCAGTCTTTCTCAGTTGCTAGAACCTGGATGGATGAAGCCTTCACAGACGAGAGCGCTTACCTTCCAGAACCAAAGGATGACTGGGTGGTTGGGGCTGTAACCATTCTTGTACTTGGTGTTCTCTCTCCAGTCGTTCACGTCCACATCTCCCAGACCACACATTAGCAGCTGGAAGATATAATATTACTATtttttaatattactattacAACGGCTTTGTTGATTATTATTGCGTTATTATAGTGTCAGTACCTCCAACTCATTTTCATCAAATATCTTGATCAGGTCCTGTGGTATGAGTTCATAAAAGccctgtagagagagagggcacaAGCACCTCAGACATAAACATAAGACAGAACATTTTTCATGGCAATTTCCTGGGCATATTTGCTGAGATAAAGATTAGTTGAATGGTGTATGCGAGCAAAATATTTAGACTGGACAGCAATTTTCACCTCTTTGAAAGCAGTCATCTGCTTCTGGATGCGGTTGACAAACCTCCACTGCATCACCAGACTGTCAGACACATCAAACAAGGGAAGTGTTTGTCATGACAAATGAGGAGACTGCTAAATTGTTACTGTGAAGCATTTGGGTAACAACGCCCCCTAGCATAGTTTAGTGGTGGGGTGACTATTGTGTTTGTCATCCACTAGGTGGCGATAATACTCACTGTATGTATTCCTTCTTGTTGCGGTCAGTGACTATGATGTCTGCACCTCCCGGAGTCAACTCATGCTGGTGAGTCTGGGGAAAAGAAAGCCCATGTTAATGGAGGCCCCACACACGTATTCACCTGCACCACCTAAAACCACACGGTGTAGACATCAGCCTCTAGGAGACCGGACATATGCCCACCTGGCCAAAGAGTTCCTCATCAATAGTAAACCTCAGGTCCAGGTCTGTGGGGTCGTTTTCCAGAATCCACTTCAACGAGTTAAAGTACTCACTATCCTGTGGggtgacatgaacacacacttactcacaccaGTAACCCGGTACCACATTCTGATGTTCTACAGCGGAGTGCTGATGAACTCACCACAGACTCCATGTCCTGCAGTGTGATGGACTTCTGCAACATCATCTTGTAGAAAGGGCGGATGAAGAAGGCTGAGAGTGAAAGGAAAGTAAGACAGATCAACACCTTCATATCAcacacagatgtttttttttaaaaaaaggataAGCGGGCATCCTCTATTTCGAGAGCTCATACGTGCCTAATAACACCCCCCACAATGAGCAGAGGGGCAACCTAATATTTGGCAAAAGAACACAGCTACCCAGACTTACCATCCAACAGCTTGCCATGGTAGACAGCCATGCCAGCCACACGGCCAATGAACTTGAAGTAGGACAGGTGGTCCTCATTACACAAGCCAGAGTTGGGGTTAATCTGCAGTGTGTAGTTATCCCTGCATAGGCACACAAGGAATTCCGATTATTCTCACGCTGCCATTTTAAGATTTACAAGCATGTCAAGAATTCAATATAATTGTTTATTTCCTGGTAAACACACATATGAGTGGCTGTGATTACAAGTGAATAAATCCCCTTTTTATTTCTAAACTTCAAATAGTCATCACCCTCCTCCCACACGCTATTaatgatctatctatctcttaATAAGTGGATGAAGCAAGAAAACAAGCTTCACTCTGAGCATGTGGCTCTTCTCATAGCATTGTTTCTGTTTCTAATTCCAAGAAGATGCATTACACAAGACTGAAAACATGCCCAGTCCTAGATGAATGAGGCTCATTGTCCACCGTTAGGAGATGAAACCAAATAAAACGCTGCTGAGAGATCGGCCTATTTGGCCACAATGGGGGTAACACACTGTGGAAATCAAAGACATACACTGTCTAGGTCTTGAGGTGAGATTAGCACAGAAATCACACTCACGTGGCAGAGTACTCAAACAGCCCATAATAGGGGTTGAACATTTCCTTGGAGATCAGGAAGAACCACTCCCTGGCCACCCCGCCGTAGTCGAGGCCTTTCTCTTCCTCAAACTCGACCCAGAGGCGAGCCTTGAGCACGTCGGGCCGCTTGACGGACAGGATGCGCCGGTAGGAGTCCTCCAGCACGGCGTTCCTGCGCAGCTTCATCTCAAAGCGGTTGGGGACGTCCACCTGAGGGAGGAGGGAGCCGGCAGGCAAGATTAAGACAGATACAcaaaggaggaggaaaagaaagacaaagacagaaagaggaagagggatggaaaaaaaacatccatcggTAAGCGGCAAACGTaatgcaacgctcagaccataagttttatctcgttcctaagcaacacaaacggtttgtcaattgaatacgctcgcattgcgctttgaaagttgaaccaagttcaacgctcagcttgttcaacgctaacgttacgccagcgttgccaccgttccgctgccgaactatagagaacaataggaaacctgccgcttgccgctggttaatgtgatccccgccttagagTAATCTATGCCTTAAATCATAGGTACTTAATCGCCATTTGATTGCTTCAGCTCTTGTGGCTGAACTAACAAAAAGTAAAATTAGGGTGGAATGAATTGCACATGTTTGTATGTGGTACTTACCGGTTTCTTCAACTTTTTCCGGAAATAGTCATACTTCTGCTTATAATCTCTGGAGTAAGGCACTGCCTGCAAAAGACAAATGCAGTAAAATTTAAATTAATTAGGAAATGTTCAGTTAGGATTGTGCATTTTCAGAACATCACACAAACTGTACTTTGACACCACAACCACTTCTAATCTGCTAAATGCCTAAACCTGACACTGGCCATCCCAGACTCCACATCCACAGCCTTAGGTTTGCAGCCTTCTAAAATCAGCATCAAAGGGCTTGATTTATGACTAGTGTGAAAAAAAATGCCTAGCAATTTCCTATACAGAGATCATTATCAATAAATAGGTTGAACACATGTTTCTGCATATTCCTCAGATTGAGTGCACAGGTTCTTAGGGAGCTCATGATTTGGGGATGCTTTCTGTGAAAAAACACCTATCGTAACATCCTCATGAGTACTGGCAAGCTTTTCAAGCAAATACTGGTCCTCAAAGACCTCTTATGGCATTAAGTGGCAACTACCCTCTTTCACAGGTTTCAATAAAATCTTCCCTAACAGGCCTTCTAAACTCTTAATAcatgtacagtaccctccagaattattgacacctctgctaaagttgactaaaaccgatataaaaaaaatgatctgttggtgatttattgtaatctcacaatgaaaacaattaggaaaaatccaaccttgaaaggaagatttattttgagaaaaaggaaaatctcaaagaaataaatatttttttaactaaaacacattgctcactattattggcacccctgaatAATATTATAGACaaacctaacagaagcattttcctatctaatttcaatttatttaagttaattAGAGTgtctttcagaagtagttcatgactttctttttcatgaAAGGTATGGAAATAAATTCACACAGAGGCTACTGTAcatcctctagtcatttttcaacatcggaaagacaagagaatacactacatttaaataaaaagaaagtgttttgacatttgtaagtcagagaatgtctatgaCAACTATGTACTTtgttaaaatgcctatatttacagttcaAACAATGATTTAACGGTTCTAATaatctggaaatgtgacaaacatgcttcgacaaagacccatggttatcttgcccccacgtACAGTACGGAGGATGGCAAGATGGTAGGAGGTAAGGCAAAAAAatccataagaaccactgttggagagtACAGACAAAGGcatcatcttggggtcaccaagtccccaacaaaatcttcaaaagtgacctcactgctaatagattatttagagggcatgtcaggtaaaagcctgtccagtcatttaattaccaatgtaaacagcaggagttactgaatggtacagtgactttgtctggaagtgtggtctattgtcagatgaaatgaaaattgctttttggctagaaacactttaggtgtgtttggcgtacatagaagaatggctatactgaaaagaaccccatgcctaatgagaattatggtggaggggctgtgctattgtggggctgtttttattcccaaaggccttgggaactTCCTTAAGGTGCATGGCATCATGAACACcaagaacattttcaaaggaaattcATCTGAACtcacctgaacattttcaaaggaaatctgtcaatctctgccaagacactaaaagttggttatgattggatcattcatcaggtcaatgaaccaaaacaaatgtccagttaaaaacaaatatggtttgctaaagacaaaatcaagctttggccattgccatctcagtcccctgatctcaactacatagaaaaacagtggggtgagtcaaagaggagaatacacaagtgtggacctaggaatctggacgacctggggagattttgtaaagatgaactgtcttaaatcccttgcttcatattctccaactttatggggtgtcataggatAATATTACAAGTAGGTGTGCCAATAAtagtgagcaacgtgtttttgttaaacatatttatttatttatttatgagattttcctttttctcaaaataaatttgtttcccttcaaggttggatttttcctaattgttttcattgtaagaTTACAAGGCAGTCACcgacagattattttttatacaggTGTTTAGTCAAccttagcagaggtgccaataattctggagggtacagtatgtatgtatgtatgtatgtatgtatgtatgtatgtatgtatgtatgtatgtatgtatgtatgtatgtatgtatgtatgtgtgtgtgtgtatgtgtgtgtgtgtgtatcttcacTTCTTGCCAAGAGCACCAAAATGTACTGGGTATCATCTATAACGTGTGCTTGAAATAGACTATGACCTAGTCTAGTGCATGAGATCATGATGAGTCTTTGCCAGGAAAATCCACGGAATGAATAAACAATGCAGGTCATGTGACTTACTGGTCCTGTAATGGCCGAGTTCTGTAGTCTGGGATCTTCCCATTGGGTGGTCTTAGTGTCTGtgggaacaaaatatcaaatgtTTAATGGTCCATGTGGGGGATTCCAGAGACATGCTcaaacatataaatatatatgttgAACATTTGCTTACTGTGATCTATGTAGAATATCCGCCCGTCGCTGTGGACTCGCTCCTCCCAGCCAGGCTGAGGAAGGGACATCATCAACAGATTTCATATAGACATACAGATTTCATTTTATATAGATTCATTCTATACACCACACTAGCTCTGAGCATGCCATCCTCACACCCCGAGTTCCTGTAGCCAGATATGTTCTAAGGTATTCTTCTACATAAGAACTAATGTGATTTATGTTGTGTGGTACATGCGCATACAAACAGCAAGTGACTGCTGGAGCTGGGACTTACTGGTAATGGTCCCAGGTCACCAGGATCAAGTGAGGGCTGTTTCCTCATGTGCACAGGGATTTTCAGCCGAGGGTCTTCCTGCATGGAGTCATATAAACAGGAAGTGGGTGAGACAAACAGGAAGCTAGAGTGAATGCCATGGAAATGTACAGCAGAGAGATATGACAATAATGCCGTATGactcacatatatacacacacacgtaacacaaacacacccatatgcaaGGGCATGGTTAAGCAGCAGGGCAGCagctcaaaacaaaaaacattccaGGAATTTTGGCTGGTGCCAAACAAAACATTCAAGAAGCCAGGAAGAAACCTACAGTGAGTTTCCGTATGCACAAAGGACCTTGCTTAAAGTGAAATGCCTAATGCCAAGCTCAGCAATTGTTCTGTTCTTGACAATATTCATATATATTCAGCATGCATTAAAAGTTGTGTTTGATTTGTGTTGTTGAACATTCTGATAACTTGTGCCTTGTTTGTTAGTTGCATGCCATATTACGCTTTATCAGAAATCAGTCATAGTCAGGAATAAACTCATCCCAACGGTCAGTTCAGTCCAGCCACATTGCTCCTCAGGTAACCATGTGGATGCCTCACCCATGTGGTGGTCTTTGTGTTGTGGTCGATGAAGAAGGGCCTTCCGTTGGGGGCACTGCGCACCTCCCAGCCGTTGGGCAAGAAGCCGGACTCGTAGGCCTGCTGTGGGCCGGGGGAGTTCAGCGGAGATGCCTCAGGAGAGCGCACGGACGCCTGGTGCCCAGACGGCAGGGACATAGCCGCAGCAGCCGGGGACATAGCCACCGGGGACGCACTGGCCTGAGACAAAGCTGCCGGGGGGACACCAGCCTGAGACAAAGCTGCTGGGGACAGACCAGCCTGAGACACACCAGCCTGAGCCAAAGCTGCCTGGGCCGCCTCTGAAGTCGTCTGCTGAGAGACAAAGATGAAGAGACAAACCTTTAGGTCAGAAGGAATGATCGAACTCAACAAAACATTTCTATATGAACAGCTGTGTAGCTTAtgcattattaaaaatgttgcaCAATACACACTTCCTACACTAAACTAACAGGCACACATTTAACACATTACATTGACATGAACAAATTTAGGATCTCATAAGAGAGAGCCATCTGTTGATGTGAGGCTCAGCATTGAGGTGAAATTAAGAACGACTATGAGCAGTTAGAGAGGTCTACCTGAATGAGTGGTCGCGTCCATGCAGTGGTTCTGTTGTTGTGGTTGACGTAGTAAACCCGACCCTTAGAGTCCCGCTTCTCCTCCCACCCTGGGGGAAGGCCCACAGATGTGGGCAGCAACTAGcgtgtgtgaagagagagagagacagtgagatagagacagaaagagagatagatagatagatagatagatagatagatagatagatagatagatagagagagagagagagagagagagaaaaaaagagaagggagggaggagggaagggaagagaaaaggagtgtGAAATAAGAGAGGGCAAAAAAGACAAGCGATGCAAGAATGCCTGCTGGGGTGGTCTTAAAATAGACTAGCAGCCTTCAGCGGACAATATCCCCCTAAATCACTGGCAAAAGCTCCGATTCTCCCAGGagctggattggatttggacgCCTTTTCCGTTTCAGATGAAAAATGGCCCAGACACGTTGCATCTGGAGGCTGGAAGACTATATGGGGCAGCCGCAGGCTTCAATCGAACAAGACAACTACACTCAgcatgcacatgcgcacacacacacacacacacaaacaaacaaaacacacatgcgtgcacacacacacacacaaacaagcacgcacgcacgcacgcacgcacgcacgcacgtccTACAGTCTGAACTCCGGCCACCACAATAGTGTCAATGTGACAAGCAAGACTTGTCCTCGACACCAAGATGTTCAACAGTGAAATTGGTTACTTTGCTCGGAATCAAATGAAAACAGTGAAAATAGGACCCTTCAGTGCACACAAATGAAGACACATTGTGTTTGCCAACCTGAATGGATACATACCACTGGGTGAACAGGATGTTCTTCTGCCGTCAGGGTCTGCCCACTTCCTCTGCGGCTTGAGCGGCCCTGTGGCTGCGcacaacaaaacagaaaacaggGTTAACCTCACACTGGGTCCCTTTAAAAACAATagcttaacccttagaaccctacactgttttaagggcattttcactacctttagttaTAAGCGTCCAGGCTACCCAGATCTGCCACAGTTTCATGTATTAATACTttttttgatttttaaataataaaaataacaagtgtattataaaaaatcttctCACCACTGCAAACTGGCAGCTTGACTTGCCTTTCATGCATccgtcctgaatctggcaacagcattttcactacctttagttataagcatttatcctggtcattgtaaaCTTGCCATTTACACATGCTATATTTTTTCAGCACAGTCTAggccagcggtccccaaccaccgggctgCGGCCCGGTACCGGGCcgtgggacattcctaaccgggccgtagcctacgacatgagttttaaaaaaaatgcatgcaaactaaactaaatttaattcgcaataatgtcacgtttttacatggcataggcctatatgcagttgtttgattgcacgcatgtttgcattttgcaaggtctattttcttacgtctgtctgtcccgccttcaacactttacatattgccttcagcgctgcgcagcctcaggtcagctcacttcacttgatcagttcttggcgaacggtagtgtcacacgaagttagctaaactgctagaatgatcaacaaaaaacaaacatctttagcactggccagagtgtttgagttgtgagagctgctgcagagatttcttacagaaaaaaaaaaaaaaaaaagtcaccgttagctgcatattttagtgatgaggactgggtgtcaaaactcgcttacctgtgtggcatattcgggttgcttaatgacctcaacctgtcactccaggggagaatgacgactgtctttaaactggcagataaagtcactgtatttaaagcaagcttgatttgtggggacgaatgggaacggggtgtatttgatatgttccaaacagtagtgggggttttgggagagactgaggcagggccctttctctcgcagctggtgcgcgatcaccttgttgcgctttcaaatgagtttgagcgttaggctacttcccatcctccaaagatccacggcaaaccaatgagtgggtccgcaacccatttctCAATATCcagaatagtcctaacttgtcagcgcaggaggaagagcagttgatcgaaattgcaaatgacggtggtcttaagagtgtgtatgaggaaacctctctggcgggtttttggatcaaaaccaaagcagaatatcccgagatagccgtaaaagcgctgaaaacgttgctaccattttccaccacgtatctatgcgaggccgggttttctgcaatgactgcaactaagaccaaaatgcgcaatcgactggacatttcaaaacacactgagggtgtcactgtcttccatcacctccagatggaaccttcttgttgcagggaaacaagcacagggctcccactgattaaattcgtaatgcacgtttagttcccatgttttgttcccatattttgttaagcctgttcacacttgataaatgtagcttcaagttgttcaattttcatagttcataggcctattgttacatttttacttcttcaagttcacgtttttaagagttcgttaccttcactgttcatacataactggagctagttcttttcaagtaatgcatgcacaacacatatggaacatcgAACCCCCAACCCACTACCTCCacaccggtccgtgaaaaaaataaatggaaatcaaaccggtccatggtacataaaaggttggggacccctggtctaggctacccagatcTGCCACCATTTCATATATTAATACTTGCATGGACTTGTAATTCATAAAAAATCTtacattttgaaatgcatcttaCCACAGCAAGCTGCCAGCTGGACATGAATTACATATATGTGTAGgacagactgtcctgaatctgtcaatataagaaccatggtgGAGGGGGACCTTGggactgagcaatttacagacatatgtggtgtgcgtgtagcctagaaatctagacacgcccctagcggccgcaaattacatttgctgccagggctagtgtGCGTGcaccttacagaaataaatgccatttttttatttagtgatggaaaatgacctttctgcgctccatatctgtgacacaaacTAATCTGACCTGtcttgacccgagtttgcgtgttagccagtgtgtgcactcatgatgattctctacaacaactttttactgcattaccatgaacaaagtaaaggcaaaaaggtgTTGGGATGAAACAAAtagggatgcaatgtgagccttgaattgcatgccatgcaggaatttgctaggatctcaaaaccggattatgaaaaTGCTttgccaccacaacacacaaaagcGTGGGGcaagtcgagctatatgaagttattattttgctgtcactgtcgtctgttttataacccagaaggatgcatcaaatgatagctctgggtctcctctttcatctgacatgcgtggcatatctatccgatcacaggtTCGTGAGCAATTCAAATGAGAGTAATGGTTGTGCAGCGTTGGTTGGTTGGTCTCACCGTGAGGGAGGTGCGTCTGTCGGTGGGTGTGGCGGCAGCGCTGGTGCTCAGGCGGCTCAGCTCGTCACAGAAGGAGTGGTACTCCATGGGGCAGCGCGGGGAGCAGGGGGAGCGGGGGGAATGGGGCGAGGGAGGCGAGCGTTCACTGGAACCGAGACCTGCGCTGGGGCCGGCGCTGGGGCTGGCGCTAAACAGGGCGTTCTCGTCCTCAGCGATGATCTCCCAGCTCTCGGGAGACTCGCGCCGCTCGCCTGACATCTCCTCGTGCTCCGAAATCTGCCGGCGGGTGATGAAGGCCCGCTGGGCTTCCAGGTGACTGTGCTGACGCTGCTCTGCCTCCACCTGGCTATCCCtgcaccaaacaaacaaaaaagggaAACATTGAGAGCATGTCCCTTTACATCCATGACATTTACACCACTGATGAATAGATGAATGTTGTGAGCTCTCTTTAGAACATCAATTAACTTTCAGATGTTTGCACAAATATGAGGTAGTTCCACTTTTATTGCCCTagtacagtgtttcccaaactttttttctggggacccactttttaaaaatgacagaccatcgcgacccatttcacttcagattTAACATGCAACCTGCATGCAAccatattgttttaggccacaggttctcaaacttttcttgGGGGTATTCTTGCATGCTACGCAGTAAATCACTCTTCAGCATAGTAAGCtgttcctgtatttctaaagagtgatgttgtaggctacgttgcgttgcagacaaatggatccataacaccGTCAATTTCTATGTAAACATAGCAAGTAACTCAAGTTattatattgtagcctatttgtggAGGTTTCTTTATTTGGAAAGTTGAATCCGCATTTTCCTCTGGAGTTAAACGTTTGTTTGTAGGCCGTATACCAAGGCCGTGTATTGATGTTGTGACAagctatgttgtaagaatgtgaaatgaataaatatcagaacaagaggcttttgcgcaatagtcAAAAGATAATGCGCCTTTACTGTAGCCTATAGAGTTTGCGGGGTGGAAAACGAGAGGAAATAATAgcgtttaaaatgtccatttaaattgtagcctaataaaatGCACTGTTGAGcgttttaaatccgaaataataaggcatgtgaggaggttgctattaactttaaagagtgcATCTACAATTGAAACTATCTACAGCCTACAACAgtttcattttgcgagtgaGATGTCCAGGCTATCCCCTGTGCGACTTGTTCGCCCCCCCCAGAGCTATTTTAAATGCAAAATTGCACAGAGGGCCGTGACtatggtaaacaaactatatcctaatggaaaactgatagctttcctggctaaatggtaaaagttaggcctattagacaacataaattgtgctgacgac
The Alosa sapidissima isolate fAloSap1 chromosome 14, fAloSap1.pri, whole genome shotgun sequence DNA segment above includes these coding regions:
- the nedd4a gene encoding E3 ubiquitin-protein ligase NEDD4a isoform X5, with protein sequence MNMAGIPPEVRGLQTDEDEARIIRVKVIAGIGLAKKDILGASDPYTRVSLYDAINGELTSVQTKTIKKTLDPKWNEEFFFRVHPRKHRLLLEVFDENRLVSAGQKKSILQISLQPSRLGGELEGSAGDDGEKADCEGGVGSNSDGGSCSSSTISDAGYCSSSSIFEPDLPERKAVTGTGAQASERSAPRRKTRVPLRRCSSLVIFPRSPCNTPPASPVSPVALPVVPPARGSYQTSHQLQLSSSDIAQDDPQATSKGSVATALSGLRLSKSSCASAELRDARPIVHFSIPQLERPEERNDCGKTEDKSTHMERTERHSSVLLHFANQWAAPLTKENPIKAMVNVDSGNTHYEALKPIDKPESGTVKLYRSTSACLLPTSKLAEKTNNVWVNTGEIIEEKGGHHAFQRSISLEVPLVHRGISCHFSKPAYSSLKNGSPQVHIHVSRGTRVGNTGSSMDMKSNEKRDHSQTNAGGNTLTRDDFLGQVDVPLHQIPTENPNTERPYTFKDFLLHPRSHKSRVKGHLRLKMTYLPKNSGSEEDTSEQNEDLDPGWEFLEGQDMSGPRHNHQLPALPPGWEERQDNLGRTYYVNHETRTTQWQRPILQDSQVEAEQRQHSHLEAQRAFITRRQISEHEEMSGERRESPESWEIIAEDENALFSASPSAGPSAGLGSSERSPPSPHSPRSPCSPRCPMEYHSFCDELSRLSTSAAATPTDRRTSLTPQGRSSRRGSGQTLTAEEHPVHPVLLPTSVGLPPGWEEKRDSKGRVYYVNHNNRTTAWTRPLIQQTTSEAAQAALAQAGVSQAGLSPAALSQAGVPPAALSQASASPVAMSPAAAAMSLPSGHQASVRSPEASPLNSPGPQQAYESGFLPNGWEVRSAPNGRPFFIDHNTKTTTWEDPRLKIPVHMRKQPSLDPGDLGPLPPGWEERVHSDGRIFYIDHNTKTTQWEDPRLQNSAITGPAVPYSRDYKQKYDYFRKKLKKPVDVPNRFEMKLRRNAVLEDSYRRILSVKRPDVLKARLWVEFEEEKGLDYGGVAREWFFLISKEMFNPYYGLFEYSATDNYTLQINPNSGLCNEDHLSYFKFIGRVAGMAVYHGKLLDAFFIRPFYKMMLQKSITLQDMESVDSEYFNSLKWILENDPTDLDLRFTIDEELFGQTHQHELTPGGADIIVTDRNKKEYIHLVMQWRFVNRIQKQMTAFKEGFYELIPQDLIKIFDENELELLMCGLGDVDVNDWRENTKYKNGYSPNHPVILWFWKAVLLMDAEKRIRLLQFVTGTSRVPMNGFAELYGSNGPQLFTIEQWGTRDKLPRAHTCFNRLDLPPYESFEELREKLLIAIENAQGFDGVD
- the nedd4a gene encoding E3 ubiquitin-protein ligase NEDD4a isoform X3 yields the protein MNMAGIPPEVRGLQTDEDEARIIRVKVIAGIGLAKKDILGASDPYTRVSLYDAINGELTSVQTKTIKKTLDPKWNEEFFFRVHPRKHRLLLEVFDENRLTRDDFLGQVDVPLHQIPTENPNTERPYTFKDFLLHPRSHKSRVKGHLRLKMTYLPKNSGSEEDTSEQNEDLDPGWEFLEGQDMSGPRHNHQLPALPPGWEERQDNLGRTYYVNHETRTTQWQRPILQDSQVEAEQRQHSHLEAQRAFITRRQISEHEEMSGERRESPESWEIIAEDENALFSASPSAGPSAGLGSSERSPPSPHSPRSPCSPRCPMEYHSFCDELSRLSTSAAATPTDRRTSLTPQGRSSRRGSGQTLTAEEHPVHPVLLPTSVGLPPGWEEKRDSKGRVYYVNHNNRTTAWTRPLIQQTTSEAAQAALAQAGVSQAGLSPAALSQAGVPPAALSQASASPVAMSPAAAAMSLPSGHQASVRSPEASPLNSPGPQQAYESGFLPNGWEVRSAPNGRPFFIDHNTKTTTWEDPRLKIPVHMRKQPSLDPGDLGPLPPGWEERVHSDGRIFYIDHNTKTTQWEDPRLQNSAITGPAVPYSRDYKQKYDYFRKKLKKPVDVPNRFEMKLRRNAVLEDSYRRILSVKRPDVLKARLWVEFEEEKGLDYGGVAREWFFLISKEMFNPYYGLFEYSATDNYTLQINPNSGLCNEDHLSYFKFIGRVAGMAVYHGKLLDAFFIRPFYKMMLQKSITLQDMESVDSEYFNSLKWILENDPTDLDLRFTIDEELFGQTHQHELTPGGADIIVTDRNKKEYIHLVMQWRFVNRIQKQMTAFKEGFYELIPQDLIKIFDENELELLMCGLGDVDVNDWRENTKYKNGYSPNHPVILWFWKAVLLMDAEKRIRLLQFVTGTSRVPMNGFAELYGSNGPQLFTIEQWGTRDKLPRAHTCFNRLDLPPYESFEELREKLLIAIENAQGFDGVD